One part of the Sporocytophaga myxococcoides DSM 11118 genome encodes these proteins:
- the rpoB gene encoding DNA-directed RNA polymerase subunit beta produces MAINNKGERISFASRKSLIDYPDFLDVQLQSFEDFFQIDTPSESRTQEGLYKVFAENFPISDSRENFVLEFIDYTIDPPKYSVDECIDRGLTYSVPLKAKLRLSCNDEDNEDFQTIEQEVFLGNIPYMTLKGSFIVNGAERVIVSQLHRSPGVFFAQSKHTNGTKLYSARIIPFKGSWIEFATDVNNVMYAYIDRKKKFPVTTLLRAIGYGSDKDILDLFGLSEEVEANKASLKKVTGRKLAARVLRSWTEDFVDEDTGEVVSIDRNEVLLERDSVISEEDIDTILDSNTKSIILHREDINIADYTIIYNTLQKDNSNSEKEAVETIYRQLRNTEAPDEQTARDIIHNLFFSDKRYDLGEVGRYRINKKLGLEIASDIRVLTTQDIISIVKYLIGLINSKAVVDDIDHLSNRRVRTVGEQLYSQFGVGLARMARTIKERMNVRDNEDFKPVDLINARTLSSVINSFFGTNQLSQFMDQTNPLAEITHKRRMSALGPGGLSRERAGFEVRDVHYTHYGRLCTIETPEGPNIGLISSLCVHAKVNNMGFIETPYLKVEEGKVSLKDPVYLTAEEEDRHNIAQANAKIDNTGNFMLDKVKARYEGDFPVVEPDKLSYMDVAPNQIVSVAASLIPFLEHDDANRALMGSNMQRQAVPLLKPEAPIVGTGLEGRVAVDSRALVTAEGEGVVDFVDAKKIVIKYDLNDDEKLVSFDTESKTYDLVKFRRTNQDTCINLKPIVYKGQRVKKGQVLCEGYATNNGELALGRNLKVAFMPWQGYNFEDAIVISEKVVRDDIFTSIHIEEFELEVRDTKRGEEELTSEIPNVSEEAVKNLDENGIVRIGAEVKEGDILIGKITPKGETDPTPEEKLLRAIFGDKAGDVKDASLKASPSLRGVVIDTKLFSRPKKDKDIRAKSKKQVDTLKAKYSKDLLAIRAIMIEKMVELLDGKTSNGVKRKFGDEIISKGVKFNRRNISENVFPERNSYRDESTYNVQEEVNLLGDLILEGWTSEEKVNLMIHSLVKNYNRKRNELSGRFKRERFTLEVGDELPAGIVQLAKVYVAKKRKLKVGDKMAGRHGNKGVVAKIVRDEDMPFLADGTPVDIVLNPLGVPSRMNLGQIYETVLGWAGLKLGKTYATPIFDGASEEEVANELSLAGLPSFGRTYLHDGLTGQRFDQPVTVGVIYMLKLGHLVDDKMHARSIGPYSLITQQPLGGKAQFGGQRFGEMEVWALEAFGAANVLQEILTVKSDDVIGRAKAYEAIVKGENMPKPNIPESFNVLVHELRGLALEITLD; encoded by the coding sequence TTGGCTATCAATAATAAAGGAGAAAGAATAAGTTTTGCTTCAAGAAAATCTTTAATTGATTACCCTGATTTTCTGGATGTGCAATTACAATCCTTTGAGGATTTCTTTCAGATTGATACGCCCTCTGAAAGCCGTACACAGGAGGGTTTGTATAAAGTATTTGCGGAAAATTTCCCTATCAGCGACTCAAGGGAAAATTTTGTCCTCGAGTTTATTGATTACACAATAGATCCGCCCAAATACTCCGTTGACGAATGTATTGATAGAGGTCTTACATATTCAGTGCCTCTTAAGGCGAAATTAAGACTTTCCTGCAATGACGAAGACAACGAAGATTTCCAGACTATAGAGCAAGAAGTATTCCTTGGGAATATTCCTTATATGACTCTTAAGGGATCTTTTATAGTAAACGGAGCAGAAAGGGTTATAGTTTCTCAGTTGCACAGATCTCCGGGAGTTTTTTTCGCTCAAAGTAAACATACAAACGGAACAAAACTTTATTCTGCCAGAATCATCCCTTTTAAAGGGTCCTGGATCGAATTTGCTACGGACGTTAACAACGTGATGTATGCCTATATCGATAGAAAGAAAAAGTTTCCAGTTACTACTCTTTTACGTGCTATCGGATACGGTTCAGATAAAGATATCCTTGACCTATTCGGTTTATCAGAAGAAGTAGAAGCTAACAAAGCTTCTTTAAAGAAAGTTACAGGTAGAAAGTTGGCCGCAAGGGTACTAAGAAGCTGGACTGAAGACTTTGTTGATGAAGATACTGGTGAAGTTGTTTCTATTGATAGAAATGAGGTTCTTTTAGAGAGAGATTCTGTTATCTCTGAAGAAGATATCGATACTATCTTAGATTCAAATACAAAATCAATTATTCTTCACAGAGAAGACATAAATATAGCTGATTATACTATCATTTATAATACTCTTCAAAAGGATAATTCAAACTCTGAAAAAGAAGCTGTAGAAACCATCTATAGACAACTTAGAAATACAGAGGCTCCTGATGAGCAAACAGCAAGAGATATTATTCATAATCTTTTCTTCAGTGATAAGAGATATGATCTTGGTGAAGTTGGTAGATATAGAATCAACAAAAAACTTGGTCTAGAGATCGCTTCTGATATCAGAGTTTTAACTACTCAAGATATTATTAGTATTGTTAAGTACCTGATCGGTTTGATTAACTCAAAGGCAGTAGTTGATGATATTGACCACTTGAGCAACAGAAGAGTTAGAACTGTTGGTGAGCAGTTATATAGCCAATTTGGTGTTGGTTTAGCCAGAATGGCTAGAACTATCAAAGAAAGAATGAACGTAAGGGATAATGAGGATTTTAAGCCTGTAGACCTTATTAATGCTAGAACTCTTTCTTCTGTAATCAATTCGTTCTTCGGTACAAACCAGTTATCTCAATTCATGGATCAAACAAATCCATTGGCTGAGATTACTCATAAAAGAAGAATGTCTGCCCTTGGTCCTGGTGGTCTTTCAAGAGAAAGAGCCGGTTTTGAGGTTCGTGACGTTCACTATACACACTACGGTCGTCTTTGTACTATCGAAACTCCAGAGGGACCAAACATTGGTCTTATATCTTCTCTTTGTGTTCATGCAAAAGTAAATAACATGGGCTTCATAGAGACTCCTTACCTTAAAGTAGAAGAAGGTAAAGTAAGCTTGAAGGATCCTGTTTATTTAACAGCTGAAGAAGAAGATCGTCATAATATTGCTCAGGCTAATGCTAAAATAGATAACACTGGTAATTTCATGCTTGACAAAGTTAAAGCAAGATATGAAGGTGACTTCCCTGTTGTTGAGCCTGATAAATTATCATATATGGACGTTGCGCCAAATCAGATTGTTTCTGTTGCGGCTTCTTTGATTCCATTCCTTGAGCACGACGATGCTAACCGTGCGTTGATGGGTTCAAACATGCAACGTCAAGCTGTACCTCTATTAAAGCCGGAAGCTCCAATTGTTGGAACTGGTCTTGAAGGTCGTGTAGCTGTTGATTCAAGAGCACTTGTAACTGCAGAAGGTGAAGGAGTTGTAGATTTTGTTGATGCTAAGAAAATAGTTATCAAGTATGATCTTAACGACGACGAAAAGCTTGTAAGCTTTGATACCGAAAGCAAAACATATGATCTTGTTAAATTCAGAAGAACTAACCAGGATACTTGTATAAATCTTAAGCCTATTGTATATAAAGGGCAAAGAGTTAAAAAAGGCCAGGTTCTTTGCGAAGGATATGCTACAAATAACGGAGAGCTTGCTCTTGGTAGAAACCTAAAAGTAGCATTCATGCCATGGCAAGGATACAACTTCGAGGATGCTATTGTTATTTCAGAGAAAGTTGTTCGTGATGATATCTTTACTTCTATACATATTGAAGAATTTGAACTAGAAGTTAGGGATACAAAGAGAGGGGAAGAGGAGCTTACTTCTGAAATTCCAAACGTAAGTGAAGAGGCAGTTAAAAACCTTGACGAAAACGGAATTGTACGTATTGGTGCAGAAGTTAAGGAAGGTGATATTCTAATTGGTAAAATCACTCCTAAAGGTGAAACAGATCCAACTCCTGAAGAAAAACTTCTTAGAGCTATCTTTGGAGATAAAGCTGGAGATGTTAAAGACGCTTCATTAAAAGCTTCTCCGTCATTAAGAGGTGTTGTAATTGACACAAAGCTGTTCTCTCGTCCTAAAAAGGATAAAGACATAAGGGCAAAATCCAAGAAACAAGTTGATACATTAAAAGCAAAATATAGTAAAGACCTTTTGGCGATCAGAGCTATAATGATTGAGAAAATGGTTGAATTGCTGGATGGTAAAACTAGTAATGGGGTTAAGCGCAAGTTTGGTGATGAGATTATTTCCAAAGGTGTAAAATTCAACAGAAGAAATATTTCAGAAAACGTTTTCCCTGAGCGTAACAGCTATAGAGACGAAAGTACATATAATGTGCAGGAAGAAGTAAATCTTTTAGGTGATCTGATTCTTGAAGGTTGGACTTCTGAGGAGAAGGTCAACTTAATGATCCATAGTCTTGTTAAAAACTACAACAGAAAAAGAAACGAACTTTCAGGAAGATTTAAACGCGAAAGATTCACTTTGGAAGTTGGAGATGAACTTCCTGCAGGTATAGTTCAGCTAGCTAAAGTATACGTAGCTAAAAAACGTAAACTGAAAGTGGGTGATAAAATGGCCGGTCGTCACGGAAACAAAGGGGTTGTAGCTAAAATAGTTCGTGATGAAGATATGCCTTTCCTTGCTGATGGAACTCCTGTAGACATTGTTCTAAATCCGCTTGGGGTACCTTCACGTATGAACCTTGGTCAGATATATGAGACAGTTCTTGGATGGGCCGGACTAAAACTTGGTAAGACTTATGCTACTCCAATATTTGATGGTGCAAGTGAAGAAGAGGTAGCAAATGAATTATCGCTTGCAGGCTTGCCTTCATTCGGTAGAACATACCTACATGATGGTTTAACAGGTCAGAGATTTGATCAGCCGGTTACTGTGGGTGTGATTTATATGCTGAAACTTGGTCACTTAGTTGATGATAAGATGCATGCCCGTTCAATCGGTCCATACTCATTGATCACTCAACAGCCACTTGGAGGTAAAGCTCAGTTCGGAGGTCAGAGGTTTGGAGAAATGGAGGTTTGGGCACTTGAGGCATTCGGTGCGGCAAACGTTCTTCAGGAAATCCTGACAGTAAAATCTGATGACGTTATAGGTAGAGCAAAAGCTTATGAAGCCATAGTTAAAGGCGAAAATATGCCTAAGCCGAATATACCAGAATCCTTCAACGTATTGGTTCACGAGTTAAGAGGCCTTGCGCTGGAAATCACTTTAGACTAA
- the rplL gene encoding 50S ribosomal protein L7/L12, whose protein sequence is MADLKAFAEQLVNLTVKEVNELAQILKDEYGIEPAAAAPVMVAGGGGAAAEAPAEKTAFDVILKNPGAAKLAVVKLVKDLTGLGLKEAKDLVDSTPKPVKEGLPKAEAESLKKQLEEAGAEVEIK, encoded by the coding sequence ATGGCAGATTTAAAAGCATTCGCTGAGCAACTTGTAAATTTAACTGTTAAAGAAGTTAACGAACTTGCGCAAATCCTGAAAGATGAATACGGTATCGAGCCTGCTGCTGCTGCTCCTGTAATGGTAGCTGGAGGTGGTGGAGCTGCTGCTGAAGCACCTGCTGAAAAGACAGCTTTCGATGTAATTCTTAAAAATCCAGGAGCTGCTAAACTTGCAGTTGTGAAATTAGTTAAAGATCTTACTGGTCTTGGATTGAAAGAAGCTAAAGATCTAGTTGATTCTACTCCAAAACCTGTTAAAGAAGGTCTACCTAAGGCAGAAGCTGAGTCTCTAAAGAAACAATTAGAAGAGGCTGGAGCTGAAGTTGAAATTAAATAA
- the rplJ gene encoding 50S ribosomal protein L10 — MTKEQKAQIIEELSQKFASKNYFYITDASGLSVEQVNKFRKLCYKKGIEYTVVKNSLIKKALANLNTDYTPFNQAVLKGFSGILFADAGNAPAKLLKEYHKEGGKGFNKPTLKGASIDGGLFIGEDTLDLLSNLKSKNELIGDIIGLLQSPAKNVVSALQSGGNKLAGIVKTLSEKPE, encoded by the coding sequence ATGACTAAAGAACAAAAAGCTCAGATCATTGAAGAGTTGAGCCAAAAATTTGCTTCGAAGAATTACTTTTATATAACCGATGCTTCAGGTCTTTCTGTTGAGCAGGTTAATAAGTTCAGAAAATTGTGTTACAAAAAAGGTATTGAATACACAGTTGTAAAGAATTCTTTGATTAAGAAAGCTTTGGCTAACCTTAATACTGACTATACTCCTTTTAACCAGGCTGTGTTAAAAGGCTTCTCAGGAATTCTGTTTGCAGATGCAGGAAATGCACCAGCAAAACTATTGAAAGAGTATCATAAAGAAGGTGGAAAAGGGTTTAATAAACCTACCCTTAAAGGAGCTTCTATTGATGGTGGATTGTTTATCGGTGAAGATACTCTAGATCTTCTTAGCAATCTTAAATCTAAAAACGAACTTATTGGAGATATCATCGGATTACTTCAATCTCCTGCTAAAAATGTTGTTTCAGCTCTTCAAAGCGGAGGAAACAAACTTGCTGGAATCGTTAAGACTCTTTCTGAAAAACCAGAGTAA
- the rplA gene encoding 50S ribosomal protein L1, with the protein MGKLTKKQKQVIAKYNPEQEYSLADASKLVKEITFTKFDASVDIDVRLGVDPKKADQMVRGVVALPHGTGKDVRVLVLCTPDKAQEAKDAGAEHVGLDDYIAKIEQGWLDIDVIITMPTVMAKVGKLGRILGPRSLMPNPKAGTVTLEVGKAVKEIKQGKIDFKVDKYGIIHTSIGKVSFTPDKIQDNINELIQVISKLKPASAKGTYIKSVSLSSTMSPGITVDKSSISGI; encoded by the coding sequence ATGGGAAAACTTACAAAAAAACAAAAGCAAGTAATTGCTAAATATAACCCTGAGCAGGAATATTCTCTTGCAGATGCATCTAAACTAGTTAAAGAAATTACTTTCACAAAATTTGATGCTTCTGTTGACATAGATGTAAGATTAGGAGTTGATCCTAAGAAGGCAGATCAAATGGTGAGAGGGGTTGTTGCGCTACCTCATGGTACTGGTAAAGATGTTAGAGTTCTGGTACTTTGCACTCCTGACAAAGCTCAGGAAGCAAAAGATGCTGGTGCAGAACACGTTGGTCTTGATGATTACATTGCTAAGATTGAGCAAGGTTGGTTAGATATCGACGTTATCATTACTATGCCAACAGTAATGGCAAAGGTTGGTAAATTAGGTAGAATTCTTGGTCCAAGAAGCTTAATGCCGAACCCTAAAGCTGGAACAGTAACTCTTGAGGTTGGAAAAGCTGTTAAAGAAATTAAGCAAGGTAAAATCGACTTCAAAGTTGATAAATACGGAATTATTCATACCAGTATTGGTAAAGTATCTTTCACTCCTGACAAAATCCAGGATAATATTAATGAGCTAATTCAGGTAATTTCAAAATTGAAGCCTGCTTCAGCTAAAGGTACTTATATTAAGAGTGTTTCATTGTCAAGTACAATGAGCCCTGGTATTACAGTTGATAAGAGTTCAATTTCAGGAATATAA
- the rplK gene encoding 50S ribosomal protein L11, translating into MAKEIGGYLKLQVKGGAANPSPPIGPALGSKGLNIMEFCKQFNARTQDKPGVLLPVLITMYKDKSFDFVIKTPPAPILLMEAAKAKKGSAEPNRNKVGSVTWDQVKTIAETKLPDLNCSKIDSAMKMIAGTARSMGITITGKAPWES; encoded by the coding sequence ATGGCAAAAGAAATAGGCGGATATCTGAAATTGCAGGTAAAGGGCGGAGCCGCAAATCCATCTCCTCCAATCGGTCCAGCATTGGGTAGTAAAGGTTTGAATATCATGGAGTTCTGTAAGCAGTTTAATGCTAGAACACAAGATAAACCAGGTGTTTTATTACCGGTGTTAATAACAATGTACAAAGACAAATCTTTTGACTTTGTTATTAAAACTCCTCCAGCTCCAATTCTTTTAATGGAAGCGGCAAAAGCAAAAAAAGGATCTGCAGAACCTAACAGAAATAAAGTAGGATCAGTTACCTGGGATCAGGTTAAAACTATCGCTGAAACTAAATTGCCAGACTTAAATTGTTCTAAAATTGATTCAGCGATGAAGATGATTGCCGGAACTGCTAGAAGTATGGGTATAACAATTACAGGTAAAGCTCCTTGGGAATCTTAA
- the nusG gene encoding transcription termination/antitermination protein NusG, giving the protein MSQLQWYVVRAVSGQEKKVKSYLENEIVRQNLQEFVPQVLIPSEKVYEMRNGKKRVRERNFFPGYVLIQADINHGEAAHIITSIPGVIGFLGSSETGAASKKPVPLRQSEVNRILGKVDQVDEREEKLETPFIVGELVKVMDGPFNGFTGSVEEVFEERKKLNVMVKIFGRNTPVELNYMQVEKVQ; this is encoded by the coding sequence ATGAGTCAATTACAGTGGTATGTTGTCAGAGCGGTAAGTGGACAAGAGAAGAAGGTAAAAAGCTATCTTGAAAACGAAATCGTTAGGCAGAATCTTCAAGAGTTTGTTCCTCAGGTCTTGATACCTTCAGAAAAGGTTTATGAAATGAGAAATGGGAAAAAGAGGGTACGTGAGAGAAATTTTTTCCCTGGATATGTACTAATTCAAGCAGATATAAATCACGGAGAAGCAGCGCACATTATTACTAGTATTCCTGGGGTTATTGGATTCCTTGGATCTAGTGAAACCGGAGCAGCTTCCAAAAAACCGGTACCATTAAGACAGTCTGAAGTTAACAGGATTCTAGGAAAAGTAGACCAAGTTGATGAAAGAGAAGAAAAACTAGAAACTCCTTTTATAGTGGGAGAGCTGGTTAAAGTGATGGATGGTCCATTCAACGGATTTACTGGTTCTGTTGAAGAAGTATTTGAAGAAAGAAAGAAGCTCAATGTTATGGTGAAAATATTCGGAAGAAATACACCTGTTGAGTTGAATTATATGCAAGTAGAAAAAGTTCAGTAA
- the secE gene encoding preprotein translocase subunit SecE: MKKVIDFLKESVEEIRSRVSWPKFSELQGSTVLVLVASIIFALIIGLIDYLFKNGMSFIYENF, translated from the coding sequence ATGAAAAAGGTAATAGATTTTCTAAAAGAGTCAGTTGAAGAGATCAGAAGCAGAGTTTCCTGGCCGAAGTTCAGTGAACTTCAAGGAAGTACTGTTCTAGTTCTGGTTGCTTCTATCATTTTTGCACTAATAATCGGATTGATCGATTATTTATTTAAAAACGGTATGTCCTTCATTTACGAAAACTTCTAA
- the tuf gene encoding elongation factor Tu yields MAKETFDRSKPHVNIGTIGHVDHGKTTLTAAITKVLSEKGLAEKRDFSQIDNAPEEKERGITINTSHVEYATANRHYAHVDCPGHADYVKNMVTGAAQMDGAILVVAATDGPMPQTREHILLARQVGVPALVVFMNKVDLVDDPELLDLVEMEVRELLSFYEFPGDTISIIRGSALGGLNGDAKWVATIEELMDAVDKDIPIPPRMTELPFLMPVEDVFSITGRGTVATGRIERGIINSGEAVDILGMGAENLKSTVTGVEMFRKILDRGEAGDNVGLLLRGIEKDQIRRGMVICKPGSVTPHLEFKAEIYVLSKEEGGRHTPFFNKYRPQFYMRTTDVTGEIILPEGTEMVMPGDNITITVKLINSVAMEKGLRFAIREGGRTVGAGQVTEILK; encoded by the coding sequence ATGGCTAAAGAAACTTTTGACCGTTCCAAACCTCACGTGAATATAGGTACTATAGGTCACGTAGACCACGGTAAAACAACTTTGACTGCCGCAATCACTAAAGTATTGTCAGAAAAAGGTCTAGCAGAGAAAAGAGATTTCTCTCAGATTGACAACGCTCCTGAGGAAAAAGAAAGAGGTATTACTATCAATACTTCTCACGTGGAGTACGCTACAGCTAACAGACACTATGCTCACGTAGACTGTCCAGGTCACGCTGACTATGTGAAAAACATGGTTACAGGTGCTGCTCAGATGGACGGAGCTATCCTTGTGGTTGCTGCTACTGACGGACCAATGCCTCAAACTAGAGAGCATATTCTTCTTGCTCGTCAGGTAGGTGTTCCTGCTCTTGTTGTTTTCATGAACAAAGTTGACTTAGTTGACGATCCAGAACTTCTAGACCTTGTTGAAATGGAAGTTAGAGAACTACTTAGCTTCTACGAATTCCCAGGTGATACAATCTCTATTATCAGAGGCTCTGCTCTTGGTGGGTTGAACGGTGATGCTAAATGGGTAGCAACTATTGAAGAGCTAATGGATGCGGTTGATAAAGATATTCCAATTCCTCCACGTATGACTGAGCTTCCTTTCTTGATGCCAGTTGAAGACGTATTCTCTATCACTGGTAGAGGTACTGTAGCAACAGGTAGAATTGAAAGAGGTATCATTAACTCTGGTGAGGCTGTTGATATTCTTGGTATGGGTGCTGAAAACCTTAAGTCTACAGTTACTGGAGTTGAGATGTTCAGAAAAATCCTTGACAGAGGAGAAGCTGGAGATAACGTTGGTCTACTTCTAAGAGGTATTGAGAAAGATCAAATTAGAAGAGGAATGGTAATCTGTAAGCCAGGTTCTGTAACTCCTCACTTAGAATTTAAAGCTGAGATTTACGTTCTTTCAAAAGAAGAAGGTGGAAGACACACTCCATTCTTTAACAAATACAGACCTCAGTTCTATATGAGAACAACTGACGTTACTGGCGAAATCATCCTTCCTGAAGGAACTGAAATGGTTATGCCTGGTGACAATATCACAATCACTGTAAAATTAATCAACTCTGTTGCGATGGAGAAAGGATTAAGATTTGCGATCAGAGAAGGTGGTAGAACAGTAGGTGCTGGTCAGGTAACTGAAATTTTAAAATAA
- a CDS encoding M1 family metallopeptidase, which produces MSFSVSTGRFLLISLLLLLFSCKSLTKNDKTIQVAEKEKKNVPTFKTSKGPYQPSRTRPVDLLHTKLEVSFDWKNQYLNGVAYLTFKPLFYPQNKLELDAKGMDIHSVELVNRSVIPLKYLYNKEKLDITLDKIYQREDTFLILIKYTAKPNELKKGGSEAITDDRGLYFINADGKDPEKPVQIWTQGETESNSCWFPTIDSPNEKTTQEMFITVDSAFNVLSNGELVYQKANKDGTNTFYWKQDLPHSPYLFMMAIGKYSITEDHMKDTRFDWDNLKINYYVEPQYGKYAKDIFGNTPEMIAFFSSLLNYKYPWDKYSQVVVRDYVSGAMENTSATIFMEALQSTDRELLDESWDPIIAHELFHHWFGDLVTAESWANLPLNESFANYSEYLWLDYKYGKDEADQHAETEEKQYFDEAKQKQEPLIRFHYFDREDMFDRHSYNKGGRVLHTLRKVVGDSAFFEALNLYLKRNQFKPAEIHDLRLAFEEVTGTDMNWFFNQWFLAPGHPDLKIESQYNGGMLNISIEQQQDTLRTPIYRIPFRLDVWVNGVKNTYRLELTKAKQDFSLPCPAQPNLVHFDPDNEVLSKKSHEKSDEQLIFQFKNSDGYFGRKDALVAYFDLSKAENQELAQAKFKTKEFESLLKGALNDRFWGIRDFALDQFSKYVIPNIENYIPDLEKIAASDTKPAVRAQAIYLLSSYDNKRFVDMYYKGLDEKAYSVVGASLSSLLKAKDSNIEKRISEFESIDNINIIIPLASYFINVKDTSRYLWFKKNMQTSEDRRVYALLSYFSQYLAILPEEEKNDGKQLLKKISETNKHEVIRNTANYYLQMLK; this is translated from the coding sequence ATGAGTTTTTCTGTTTCAACAGGGCGATTCCTTCTGATATCCCTTTTGCTGCTATTATTTTCTTGTAAATCATTGACGAAAAATGATAAAACTATACAGGTCGCTGAAAAGGAGAAAAAAAATGTTCCCACTTTTAAGACAAGCAAAGGTCCTTATCAACCTTCACGGACCAGGCCGGTAGACCTGCTTCATACTAAACTGGAAGTTTCATTCGACTGGAAGAACCAATACCTTAATGGTGTTGCTTACTTAACTTTTAAACCTCTTTTTTATCCTCAAAACAAACTTGAGTTGGATGCAAAAGGAATGGATATTCATTCAGTAGAGCTGGTGAACCGTTCTGTAATTCCATTAAAATATCTGTACAATAAAGAAAAGCTAGATATTACTCTTGATAAGATCTATCAAAGAGAAGACACTTTTCTAATACTGATTAAATACACTGCAAAACCCAATGAACTTAAAAAGGGTGGGAGCGAAGCAATCACTGATGATCGAGGATTGTATTTTATAAACGCTGATGGCAAAGATCCGGAAAAGCCTGTTCAGATTTGGACACAAGGTGAAACCGAATCCAATTCATGCTGGTTTCCTACTATTGATTCTCCAAATGAAAAAACTACTCAGGAGATGTTTATCACTGTTGATTCTGCATTTAATGTTCTTTCTAATGGGGAACTGGTTTATCAGAAAGCCAATAAAGACGGAACCAACACCTTTTACTGGAAGCAGGATCTTCCCCATTCACCATATCTTTTTATGATGGCAATAGGAAAATATTCAATTACAGAGGATCATATGAAGGACACCCGATTTGATTGGGATAATTTGAAGATCAATTATTATGTAGAGCCTCAATATGGAAAATACGCTAAAGATATATTTGGAAATACACCGGAAATGATTGCATTTTTCTCATCATTACTTAATTATAAGTACCCTTGGGATAAATATTCACAGGTTGTAGTAAGAGATTATGTTTCAGGTGCTATGGAGAATACTTCTGCTACAATTTTTATGGAAGCTCTCCAATCTACTGACAGAGAGTTACTTGATGAAAGCTGGGATCCGATCATTGCCCATGAACTTTTTCATCACTGGTTTGGTGATCTTGTCACTGCAGAGTCTTGGGCTAACTTGCCTTTAAATGAATCATTTGCAAATTACTCTGAATATCTGTGGTTAGATTATAAATATGGAAAGGATGAAGCAGATCAACATGCAGAAACAGAAGAAAAGCAATATTTTGATGAAGCAAAGCAAAAACAAGAGCCTTTAATCCGATTTCACTATTTCGATAGGGAAGATATGTTTGACAGACATAGCTATAATAAAGGAGGAAGGGTTTTACATACCCTGAGAAAGGTAGTTGGAGACTCTGCATTTTTTGAAGCTCTGAATTTATATTTAAAACGAAACCAATTTAAACCTGCAGAAATCCATGATTTGAGACTTGCTTTTGAAGAAGTTACAGGAACAGATATGAATTGGTTCTTTAATCAATGGTTTTTAGCTCCTGGCCATCCAGATCTTAAAATTGAAAGTCAGTATAATGGTGGGATGCTGAATATATCTATTGAGCAACAACAAGATACATTACGGACTCCAATTTATAGAATACCATTTAGATTGGATGTATGGGTAAATGGAGTCAAAAACACCTATCGTCTCGAACTTACAAAAGCGAAGCAGGATTTTTCTCTGCCTTGTCCTGCCCAACCCAATCTTGTACACTTTGATCCTGATAATGAAGTATTGTCTAAAAAGTCGCATGAAAAATCCGATGAACAACTTATTTTTCAGTTTAAGAATTCTGATGGGTATTTTGGTAGAAAAGATGCCTTGGTTGCTTATTTTGATTTGAGTAAAGCTGAAAATCAGGAATTAGCTCAGGCGAAATTTAAGACTAAAGAGTTTGAAAGTCTTTTAAAAGGGGCACTAAATGACAGGTTTTGGGGAATAAGGGACTTTGCGCTAGATCAGTTTTCAAAATATGTTATTCCAAATATTGAAAATTATATACCTGACCTTGAAAAAATAGCAGCTTCTGATACTAAGCCTGCTGTCAGGGCACAAGCTATCTATTTATTGTCTTCCTATGATAATAAGAGATTTGTAGATATGTATTATAAAGGACTGGATGAAAAAGCTTATTCCGTTGTTGGGGCGTCGCTTTCCAGTTTGTTGAAGGCTAAGGATTCAAATATTGAAAAAAGGATTTCGGAATTTGAATCTATTGATAACATTAATATAATCATCCCTTTGGCCAGTTATTTTATAAATGTGAAGGACACATCAAGATACTTATGGTTTAAAAAGAATATGCAAACATCAGAAGATCGACGAGTTTATGCATTGTTGAGTTATTTTAGCCAATATCTTGCTATACTTCCGGAAGAAGAAAAGAATGACGGGAAACAATTGTTAAAGAAAATTTCTGAAACGAATAAGCATGAAGTAATCAGAAATACTGCAAATTATTATCTTCAAATGCTTAAATAA